From the genome of Candidatus Rhodoluna planktonica:
GCCTCAACTAGAGCGGCTCGTAAGTCTTCTTTTTTCGTTACGCGGCGCATGCCTCGCCCGCCACCACCGGCAACAGCTTTGACAAAAATAGGAAAACCGATTGAATCAGCCTGATCTACCAACTCATCGACGTTTGCCGAAGATTGCGTTGATTTCAAGACTGGAACGCCTGCCCGAATTGCAGATTCCTTGGCAGTGACTTTGTTTCCGGCCATTTCCAGAACTGATTCCGAAGGGCCGATAAATGCAATACCGTTTTCTTTCGCGGCTCTAGCCAATTCGGGGTTTTCCGACAGAAAGCCGTAGCCCGGATAAATTGCATCGGCGCCAGATTCTTTGGCAACGCGGATGATTTCGTCGACATCAAGGTACGCCCGAACCGGATGGCCAATCTCACCGATTTGATATGCCTCGTCAGCTTTTAGACGGTGAGTAGAGTTTCGATCCTCAAAAGGGAAAACGGCCACGGTCTTGGCCCCAAGTTCGTATGCTGCTCGCATTGCACGAACCGCAATTTCACCTCGGTTAGCTACAAGGATTTTTTTAAACACGCGTCCCCTAATTCTCGGAAAACAAAATTCGGCTTTATGAGACCTAAATAAGAAGATACCCTAGAGAAATGCATGTTCTGAGCGTTAGCTCCCTAAAAGGCGGGGTCGGCAAGACCACAGTGTCACTGGGACTTGCTTCAGCGGCTTTTGCTCGTGGAATGCGGGTTTTGGTTGTTGACCTTGACCCTCAGTGTGATGCATCAACTGGCTTAGGTGCCATTGGAGAGTCAAAAGAAACCGTCGCCGATGTTCTGCAGAACCCTCGACACAACGTTGTGCGTAAAGCAATCGTAGCGTCGAACTGGGGAAAGGTTCAGTCAGGCCTAATTGATGTTTTGATTGGCTCCCCCAAATCGCTAAATTTTGATACCCCAACTCCAACTTTGCGTGACGTTTGGAAGCTTGAGGAAGCTTTGAGCCATGTCGAGCTTGACTACGATTTGGTGATTATCGATACGCCGCCTTCTATCAACGGACTAACCCGAACAGCCTGGGTTTCCAGCGATCGGGTTCTGATCGTCTCTGAGCCATCCATTTTTTCGGTCGTTGCTGCAGAACGGGCGATGCGAGCCATCGATGAGCTGAGGCGGGCAATCACGCCGCGCCTGTTGCCATTGGGGGTAGTCATAAACCGTCTGCGTCCACAATCGAAAGAGCATGAGTATCGGGCAAATGAGCTGAGGTCGATGTTCGGCGAAAACTTACTTGCTGTTCAAATTGAAGAACGAGCAACAATCCAGCAGGCTCAGGGTGCCGCTAGACCAATCCACACCTGGCCCGGCGACAGCGCCGCTGAATTAGCCACGATTTTTGACAAAATTTTAGATTCGGCCTTCGCCTCATTTTTGCAGCCACAATCCGCAATCAGAAACGCAAAAGGCGAGAAAAAATTGGGACGCATAAGCCGAATAATGCGCGGTTCTAAATTGCCGGTTTTGCTTGAATCATCTGAAGAATTAGACAGCCAAACCCACCTGCAACTTGAGAGTGACCTGACAGTTCAGGGCGAAGATGCCCTGACGACCGAAGTGCTGGATACTGACCTAGCAACTTTGATGGAAGAAATTCTCGCGGATACCGAAAATCAAAGTGAATCTGAGAATCAAATCTCGCCAGAGAATCAGATCTTGATTGATGGTCTGAAAAGCCCGCTGGAATCAGATCAGAACAACTGGCCCGAAGAAAAACGGCAAGACTAGAACTAACTGACCTTACGGCCCTGACGGCGAGCAGACAGCTCGTCTACCGTGTCTAGCTGGGTCTCCTTGATGTTAACCAGGCTGGCCTCAACTTCTCGTAGAACGCGTCCCACGGCGATGCCGAATACGCCCTGGCCACGACCTAGCAGATCCATAACTTCGTCCTGAGTGGTGCAGAGATAAACCCTTGAGCCATCAGACATAAGTGTGATCGCAGCTAGATCGTTGATGCCAGCAGCACGAAGTTGGTCAACCGCGATTCGAATTTGCTGCAGCGATACTCCGGTGTCGAGTAACCTCTTCACCAATTTCAAGACCAGGATGTCTCTAAATGCGTAAAGTCGTTGAGTACCGGAACCCGAGGCTGTTTGAACGGTTGGTTGAACCAGACCGGTTCTATCCCAGTAGTCGAGCTGTCGGTAGGTGATTCCGCAAGCTAACGCGGCTGAGGTGCCTCGATAACCCACATTCGGGTCGACAGACGGAAGCCCGTCGGTAAAAAGCATGTTCTGCGAGTATTCGGGAGCGCCGAGAGTTTCGTCTGACATGACGCTCCAATCTCATCTGTAAGGTTCAAGTACAGGTTTAATTCTTGCTCTCTTGATATCCAATCGCCTGTTAATTTAATTTACGGCGTGTCGCAATCAAGATGCGAGCGGAATCAGCCCAGTTTGAGGCTATCTCTAGCTATCGATGCGGTCAATAACGTTGTGCATCAAGGTTGCTCGAATAGATGCAAATTGGTTTTCGATTTCGGCCGCATAGTGGGCGGCTCTGGATCGGCTAGCGGAATCGTTTTTACCCAAAACCGGAGCAACTACTCCCTCGATGATTCCAATTTCACGATCGGCTGAAGCTTTCAGGCCCCTTAGGTGTCTCGGCTGAATGCCGAAACGCTGAAGGTGCACTATTGCTCGCGCAATTTCAATCGCCGAGCCATCAAACGGTTCTTCCGGAAGCAGGCTAACTTCCTGCGCCTCAAGAATTAATTTGTCGGTGATTGCAGTCTCGGCAATAAGTTCAATCCGCGATACCTTTTTGCGCCTGACTACTTTGGCAATCTGAGGCTTGGGCGCTGAGGCCAAACTTGGTGTTTTTCCGGCATCTAGGTCTGCCAAATACTGACGAATGACTTTCAGCGGCAAATACTGGTCTCTTTGTAGTTCTAGAACAATCCGAATTCGTTCGACATCAAGATCGGTAAATTTGCGATAACCAGAGTCGGTTCGCTGCGGCTGAACTAGGCCCTGTTCCTCGAGAAATCTGAGTTTCGAAGGTGAAAGATCAGGAAACTGGGCTGAAAGCTGGTTTAGCACCTGGCCAATCGTCAACAGGCTAACTGCATGTGGCTTAAAAAGATTCTTTGCCGGTTCAGCCATTGCGATCACCGCTGGTCCGGGCTGAGAAGAATGTGAACCTAAACTTTCCGATTCTTACTTCATCGCCGTCAACAAGCTTTGCCCGATCAGTTCGCTGTCCGTTGACATAACTTCCATTTAGAGACCCAAGGTCTGTAACCTCGAAAGAATTATCGACTCTGCTGAACTCGGCGTGCTTTCTTGAAACAGTGACGTCATCTAGAAAAATATCGGCGTTTGGGTGGCGACCTGCCAGTGTCAAGTTCTGGTCGAGCAAAAACCTGGCACCCAAATTTGGCCCCTGCTTGACAATGAGCAGTGCCGAGCCCAAAGGCAAAGAATCAATAGCAAGTTGCTCTTCTTCGGTTAGCCCAAACTGCTCTTCCACTTCGGCGCCTCGCGCAAAAGTGCGGGTACTGTCATCGCTATTGCCAAGATCAAAATTGTGAAAACCGGTTTCATCCATTTGGCAATCCCCCCTCGATAACGTGATTTTTCTTCTCGCTATTTTTCACTACATCAACCACTTGACGCAAATAGACAAAACCTGCCCACCAGTAAAGCCCAACACCCCAGAGCGCGAAAGCCCAGGCCAGTGGCAAAATAACAAACTCGGCGGCGGTCCAAAGTTTTGCCATGAGCAGCAGCGGAAATGCGTAAAGCAAAGTGAACGTGCCAGCCTTGCCTAGATAGTGCACCGGAAGGGGCCCATAGCCGTGAGTGGCAAGTACCGGATAAACAACAAACAGCAGCACATCACGAGAGATCACTAGACCGGCCAGCCAAATTGGAATGAAGCCGGTATAGACCAGGCCGATCAGGCTTGAAAAAATATAGAGCCGGTCTGCAGCTGGGTCTAGCAATTGACCCAGCCGAGTGACCTGATTCCAGCGACGCGCGAAGTAACCATCGAGATAATCGGTGATCCCGCCCAGCGCAAGCACTACCAAAGAACTCAGGTATCTCTCCTGCAGCAACAAAACTAAAAACACTGGAACTAGAGCCAATCGGAGCATGCTGAGAAGGTTTGGCAAGGTGAGCGCCTCTTTGGCTAAACTCATCGATCGCCTCCTCAACTGCTCGATTTCAAGTGGTCGGGCTAGCCGGATTTGAACCGGCGACCCCTTGTCCCCCAGACAAGTGCGCTACCAAGCTGCGCTATAGCCCGTTGACTCCAATCTTAAGTGCGCTTGCGCTTCTCGCGAACTCGCATGCCTACTTCGATAGGGGTTCCTTCAAAGCCAAAGGTTTCACGAAGTCTGCGCTGAATGAAGCGACGATACCCCGGATCTAGGAAACCAGTGGTGAATAGTACAAATTTCGGTGGTCGCGTGCTCGCCTGCGTTGCGAAAAGAATGCGCGGCTGTTTACCTGAACGAACCGGGTGTGGAGTTTCCATAGTCAACTCAGCCAAGAAAGCATTCAGTTTTCCGGTTGGAATTCGCTGATCCCAAGAGTCAAGTGCCACTTCTAGCGCCGGCACTAGCTTCTCAAGGTGGCGTCCGGTTTTAGCCGAAATGTTTACTCGCGGCGCCCAGTCAACGTGCGCCAAATCCTGTTCGATTTCCCTTTCCAGGTATCGGCGACGCTCGTCGTCAAGCTGGTCCCACTTGTTGAAAGCTAAAACAAGGGCACGGCCCGATTGCAGGGCCATGTCGACAATTCGGATGTCGGCCTCGCTGATTGGCACAGTCACATCGAATAGCACAACCGCTACCTCAGCTCGTTCTAGAGCTGCGGCGGTGCGCAACGATGCGTAAAAGTCTGCTCCCTGCTGGAGGTGAACGCGGCGGCGGATACCTGCGGTATCGACAAATCTCCAGATTTTGCCAGCAAGTTCAACCTGCTCGTCAATTGGGTCTCGGGTAGTTCCGGCAAGGTCGTTTACCACTGCTCGTTCACTACCGACTGCCTTGTTCAAAAGTGACGACTTGCCCACGTTTGGGCGACCGATTAGGGCAACACGTCGAGGACCGCCAAATTCTTCTTTGGCAACCGCCGAAACTTCCGGCAACATTTTTAGTGCTGCATCGAGCAGGTCGGCTACTCCCCTGCCGTGCAAGGCCGAAACCGGGTAAGGCTCACCCAAGCCGAGACTCCACAGAGCTGCAACTTCTGGCTCCTGCCTAGCATCATCAATTTTGTTGCCTACCAGGATGACCGGTTTTTTGCTGGCTCTGAGCATTCGGACAACGCGCTCATCCGTGCTGGTTGCTCCAACGGTTGCGTCAACAACAAACAGAACCGCATCCGCCAATTCGACAGCAATTTCAGCCTGAAGCGCCACCGACTTGTCGATACCTCGGGCGTCAGGTTCCCAACCGCCGGTATCTACCAGGGTGAATTTGCGCTCATTCCATTCAGCTTTATAAGAGACTCGGTCACGAGTCACTCCGGGTTTGTCTTCGACAACAGCCTCACGGCGGCCGAGAATTCGGTTAACCAGGGCTGACTTTCCCACGTTCGGGCGACCGACAATTGCCAGTACCGGCAAGGCGGGCATAAAACGATGGGTTGGGTCTAGGTCATCATCAGAGTCAATAACGTCTAGGTCGTCAGCTTCTAATTCGTATTCTTCAAGACCTGCACGCAGGGCTCGAGTTCTGGCCTCTTGATCTTCCGGGCTCATCTGGTTAAGTCGCTCAATAAATTGAGGACTTACCGA
Proteins encoded in this window:
- a CDS encoding MerR family transcriptional regulator — its product is MSDETLGAPEYSQNMLFTDGLPSVDPNVGYRGTSAALACGITYRQLDYWDRTGLVQPTVQTASGSGTQRLYAFRDILVLKLVKRLLDTGVSLQQIRIAVDQLRAAGINDLAAITLMSDGSRVYLCTTQDEVMDLLGRGQGVFGIAVGRVLREVEASLVNIKETQLDTVDELSARRQGRKVS
- a CDS encoding MerR family transcriptional regulator, which gives rise to MAEPAKNLFKPHAVSLLTIGQVLNQLSAQFPDLSPSKLRFLEEQGLVQPQRTDSGYRKFTDLDVERIRIVLELQRDQYLPLKVIRQYLADLDAGKTPSLASAPKPQIAKVVRRKKVSRIELIAETAITDKLILEAQEVSLLPEEPFDGSAIEIARAIVHLQRFGIQPRHLRGLKASADREIGIIEGVVAPVLGKNDSASRSRAAHYAAEIENQFASIRATLMHNVIDRIDS
- a CDS encoding FHA domain-containing protein: MDETGFHNFDLGNSDDSTRTFARGAEVEEQFGLTEEEQLAIDSLPLGSALLIVKQGPNLGARFLLDQNLTLAGRHPNADIFLDDVTVSRKHAEFSRVDNSFEVTDLGSLNGSYVNGQRTDRAKLVDGDEVRIGKFRFTFFSARTSGDRNG
- a CDS encoding CDP-alcohol phosphatidyltransferase family protein; translated protein: MSLAKEALTLPNLLSMLRLALVPVFLVLLLQERYLSSLVVLALGGITDYLDGYFARRWNQVTRLGQLLDPAADRLYIFSSLIGLVYTGFIPIWLAGLVISRDVLLFVVYPVLATHGYGPLPVHYLGKAGTFTLLYAFPLLLMAKLWTAAEFVILPLAWAFALWGVGLYWWAGFVYLRQVVDVVKNSEKKNHVIEGGLPNG
- the der gene encoding ribosome biogenesis GTPase Der, producing the protein MSPEDQEARTRALRAGLEEYELEADDLDVIDSDDDLDPTHRFMPALPVLAIVGRPNVGKSALVNRILGRREAVVEDKPGVTRDRVSYKAEWNERKFTLVDTGGWEPDARGIDKSVALQAEIAVELADAVLFVVDATVGATSTDERVVRMLRASKKPVILVGNKIDDARQEPEVAALWSLGLGEPYPVSALHGRGVADLLDAALKMLPEVSAVAKEEFGGPRRVALIGRPNVGKSSLLNKAVGSERAVVNDLAGTTRDPIDEQVELAGKIWRFVDTAGIRRRVHLQQGADFYASLRTAAALERAEVAVVLFDVTVPISEADIRIVDMALQSGRALVLAFNKWDQLDDERRRYLEREIEQDLAHVDWAPRVNISAKTGRHLEKLVPALEVALDSWDQRIPTGKLNAFLAELTMETPHPVRSGKQPRILFATQASTRPPKFVLFTTGFLDPGYRRFIQRRLRETFGFEGTPIEVGMRVREKRKRT